A single region of the Cryptococcus decagattii chromosome 4, complete sequence genome encodes:
- a CDS encoding DNA repair protein, which yields MSTPTTAPALTPDQARLAALNRLKAKNKLAASTSSSNTVGPSTGNHGNGGPAYVNRREAVPSSARNMVHQQAEADKAKPLPLRRDPSLGKYFEYDLSKMRNSRGGFLTEEDKEGDRIKSLAELAREKERQLQMIREGEEPAIIPDRSPRCVECGTLEINYQFLKVFDVKVCKSCEKKLPEKYSLLTKTECKEDYLLTDPELKDVDLLPHLLRPNPHASTYSNMMLFLREQVEKVAFEKWGGEEGLDNEWKRREEFKKRKREEKFEQGLRDLRKRTRNNLYQRKQEAQHIHEFEDVEEVYDEQEQTTKLLQRCFGCGSEQEVEVL from the exons ATGTCGACTCCCACCACCGCACCAGCACTCACTCCAGATCAGGCTCGTTTAGCAGCTCTCAACAGGTTAAAAGCCAAGAACAAACTTGCTGCGAGCACTTCAAGCAGCAACACTGTGGGGCCAAGTACTGGTAATCATGGTAACGGTGGACCAGCGTATGTCAACAGGAGGGAAGCGGTACCATCTTCAGCTAGGAATATGGTCCATCAACAGGCAGAGGCAGACAAAGCAAAACCACTGCCTTTACGGCGTGATCCTTCTCTG GGAAAATATTTCGAATACGATCTCTCCAAAATGCGGAACTCTAGAGGCGGTTTTctgacagaagaagataaagaagGTGACCGAATCAAGTCTCTTGCGGAGTTAGcaagggagaaggagaggcaGTTGCAGATGATaagggaaggggaagaacCGGCCATTATACCGGACAGGTCACCGAGGTGCGTGGAATGTGGGACATTGGAGATAAACTATCAGTTCTTGAAG GTGTTTGATGTTAAAGTGTGTAAGAGTTGTGAAAAGAAGCTCCCCGAAAAGTATTCTCTGTTGACAAAGACAGAGTGTAAGGAA GATTACCTTCTGACAGACCCAGAGCTCAAAGATGTCGACTTGCTACCGCACCTTCTCCGCCCAAATCCCCATGCGTCAACGTATAGCAATATGATGTTATTCTTACGAGAGCAAGTCGAAAAGGTAGCATTTGAGAAATGGGGCGGAGAGGAAGGGTTGGATAAtgaatggaagaggagagaagagttcaagaagcggaagagagaggaaaaatTCGAGCAAGGGTTGAGAGA TCTtaggaagaggacgaggaacAACCTGTATCAAAGAAAACAAGAAGCCCAGCATATTCATGAgtttgaagatgttgagGAAGTGTACGACGAGCAAGAGCAGACGACTAAATTGCTTCAAAGATGTTTTGGATGCGGTTCAGAGcaagaggtggaggtgctTTGA
- a CDS encoding ribosomal protein S21, whose product MSFLFRSTLRASTSRLPTVLPTPASRPLAFLPLPLSRFNSSLSTPPSSSAAKPSSPPQNPINPRFAELTSSLSIPVSSTSKPHAAAAAADPTSEDWWMTVSKKSNYNTFSSTKNFHPTKYFSGRSVELNRGTDFLVAYKRMQRVMRMGNMKKEAKLNEFHEKPSVRRRRLRSERHRRRFKEMVRTKVQQALAMRSRA is encoded by the exons ATGTCTTTCCTCTTTAGAAGCACTCTCAGGGCGTCCACCTCCAGGCTTCCCACCGTCCTACCAACTCCCGCTTCACGCCCTCTCGCtttcctccccctcccgCTTTCACGCTTCAACTCTTCCCTCTCGactcctccatcttcatccgctGCCAAACCATCATCGCCTCCTCAAAACCCAATAAACCCCAGATTCGCCGAGCTTACCTCCAGCCTCTCCATCCCCgtctcttccacttccaaACCACACGCTGCTGCCGCCGCCGCAGACCCCACGTCCGAAGACTGGTGGATGACCGTTTCCAAAAAATCCAATTACAATACTTTTTCATCGACCAAGAATTTCCACCCTACGAAATACTTTTCCGGAAGATCTGTTGAGTTGAACAGGGGTACAGACTTTTTGGTGGCATATAAGAGGATGCAAAGAGtgatgaggatggggaacatgaagaaagaagccAAGTTGAACGAGTTTCATGAGAAGCCTAGtgtgagaagaaggagattgaggagtGAAAGGCATAGGAGGAGATTCAAGGAGATG GTGAGGACCAAGGTGCAACAAGCATTGGCTATGAGGAGCAGGGCGTAG